The following DNA comes from Solanum stenotomum isolate F172 chromosome 11, ASM1918654v1, whole genome shotgun sequence.
tgtCTAGAGAAAATGAAATTACTACTATATCCTTTGTTGATCGAACACTTCAAAATATAGCACTATATTGTTGAAGGATCCGACATGAGTGGGGTAACATTTTTTGAGAGTCCAAACATTTTATTAATCATTATCATTAACTATAACATTTTATCtaagaaaaattacagaaatctcatcttttagtttacttattaccattatcccttataagttttacaaatctccaaaatccctcattttcgcacatcagattagtgtatctcgcgcatcagattagtgtatcatgtataaaatgtacatcagattagtgtattatgtataaaatgtaatgtatcttaacgattaatgtatctcgtgcatcaaattaatgtatcaacgcttatattattgtaccTGTTTGagagatttctgtaattataaacttttaagagataaattgtaattttaccttAAGAGTATGTGATTTCTGAAATTTGCCCTTCTATCTATTCGTCATTATCTTCCCCCTTATCTCACTACATTTTACAAATAATAACCTTTGGAAACTCTACCACCTTTCCAATGCTATTTTTTCATTGTTCATGTAATTTTTGATCAAATAAAGTAGAAAGTATGTATCACAAAAAGAACAAGGAAATAAATACCCATTTAACTTTTCAATATCAACATTAATACATACTACAATACAACCAAATTAAATTAGGCCCAAATTCCAATCAGAAATCCCAAATTAGGCCCACAGTAACTCGTCTCTCAACTCTCATCTTTCATCTCTCAGTCGTCTCAGTTACGCTGCAGCTCGTCCCGTCNaatatattaagtatgtatattaataaaatatatgtatataattcatcggtttaattcggttatttcttcggtatttttttaattaataaaaccataaccaaaccaaatactatcggttttcaaaaatctaaaatcaaaccaaaccaaacccaaaaaaaatcgattttattttatcgatttggtttgatttttatccaaaccgtgaacacccctaattaGAGGTGAAGATCGATACACAAGATatacacaatttttttgaaaaactcatCTATAACAATAAATTTTCGTTTTATTCATAGCTAAAAggtatctatctatctatcaaCAATAGTAATAACAAAGATAGATGATCGTATGGAAAAAAATTGATGGAAGATCAAAAGGGAAGTTACAAGTTGAAGTAGTCCGGGTGGGTATATTAACAtaagatgaaagaaaaaattttcaaaattcaaaaaagatgtCTAGAGAAAATGAAATTACTACTATATTCTATGTTGATCAAACTCTTCAAAATATAGTACtatatttttggagaatttgacaTGAGTGGAGTAACATTTTTTAAGAGTCCGAACATTTTATTCATTATTATCATTAACTATAACATTTTATCTATTCGTCATTATCTTCCCCCTATCTCCCAACTACATTTTACAAATAATAACCTTTGGAAACTCTACCACCTTTCCAATGCTATTTTTTCATTGTTCATGTAATTTTTGATCAAATAAAGTAGAAAGTATGTATCACAAAAAGAACAAGGAAATAAATACCCATTTAACTTTTCAATATCAACATTATGAGATACATACTACAACACAACCAAAAGTAAATTGATAGGCCCAAATTCCAATCAGAAATCCCAAATTAGGCCCACAGTAACTCCGAACTCGTTTCTCAACTCTCATCTTTCATCTCTCAGTCGTCTCAGTTACGCTGCAGCTCGTCCGTCGTCTCTTAATTCTCAGGCCAGCCGCTGCTCAGTCCTCGCAGATCGCAGTCGCAACCGCAAGCCGCTTGGCCACTGTTCAGTGCGGTAAGATTCCGACGGTGGCCCTCTAGATCGACGGTGAGGTTTCGCCATTCCGGTAAGGTTCCGACGACTTTCAATTCCCTTTACGTACTATTATTATATGTATCtgttttttgtaatttgattgGAATTAGGTTTGTTGTAATTCATAGGGTAAAGTTTAAATTGAGTGAAGAATTTTTGGGGGAAAAAATGGATAAGGAGAAAGTGGAGCAATTGAAGATTCAAACGCAGCAATGGTTAAATGAAGCTGAAGAATTCATCAATCATATACCTCCTGTTCAACTGTATACTGCTGTTGGAGTTGTATTATCCACTCTCATTTTGTTGTTAATCAGTAAGCTCTTAAAACTTACTTCCCTTAGGGTTAGAGATTTCATTTGTTTTCTCAATTCTCATGGGTTTGCGTCgaatttgtttgaattttcgCATTTCTGAATGTGTTGCTAATCCGGGGTGCAGGGCGGGGTGGCAAGGAGGGACTTACAGTtaggattttctttttcttcttttctccccATTAATGCCTcacatttttgtattttctataTCACCCTTTTGTCACTATGATGATCCTCAGTGAATGATTTCATGTATTAAGTTTTAGATTGTTTTTTTATTCTCTTTGGAGGCTGAAATTTGAAGAATTTCCTTTTGTCTACCTCTTTGCCTGCAGTTCGCTTGTTCAAGCGTACAACATCTAACACCATTGTACTCACTGGGCTTAGTGGAAGCGGCAAAACATATCTTTTTTACCAGGTAACTCTTTGACATGCGACCTGTATAATCTTTTCAAAGTTTGATTGTTCTGATCTTGATGTGCTGGCATATACCAGCTTAGAGATGGTTCTGCCCATCAGGGTACCGTGACGTCAATGGAACCAAATGAAGGCAGTTTTATACTACACTCTGAGGAAGACAAGGTAATGAACATTGTCTTCTCTTGTTTCCCCTTTTCTGCCCTACCATTTTGCATGCATCCTTGTGATCTATACCTTTAGAAGGGAAAGATAGATCTTATTAATTGCTGATGGACTATCAGTTTTTTCTTTGGTAATTGATTTACTGAATTCCTTTATCTGGGAATGGAATTTCACATTACATACGACTTGTTTTGGTTTTTTCTGCAGAAAGGAAAATTGAAGCCTGTTCACGTTGTTGATGTCCCTGGGCATTCTCGTCTGAGGCCGAAACTAGATGAGTTCCTGCCTCAAGCAGCTGGTGTTGTGTTTGTGGTGGATTCCGTGGAATTTTTACCAAACTGCCGTCCTGCTTCAGAGTACTGATCATTTGTTGTTGCTTATACTTTACATTGGCAGTTGTTAATTTGCATTGGATACCTGACAACTGAATTTTACATCGTATAATCCCTCTTGCATGAAGGTACTTGTATGAGATCTTGACGAAGGCAAGTGTGGTCAAGAAAAAAGTTCCAGTACTCCTCCTTTGCAACAAGGTTGACAAAGTAACTGCACATACAGCAGAATTCATCAGAAAACAGCTGGAGAAAGAAATGTAAGAGTACACTATGcatgcatttatttattttggagcAAGCACCAAATTGCCTTttgtatacatacatatatattatgcGTGTGTAAACATAACTCTGATCTGAACACATAAAAAAGGCAGAACTGCCTTCTGAAGAGTTGAAATTTACCTCTCCACGGTGGAATACTGTGTTGCATGCTTTATTCTCCTTTTGGTAATGAACAACAATACCCTTTATAAATTGTTGGTAATATCATTAATTCAGCAACAAGCTCACGCCTAGAAAACCTTCCCAAACATGAAATCTTGTTGCCTGCTTTATTTTCTAAGATACTTGGAGGCTCACTGAATCATAACCACTGCAAAAACTTAAAAGCTGAAGTGCTATTTCTGGTGTTCTGCTTTATAActagtttgttttgttattgaTCCAGCGACAAGCTTCGTACATCAAGAACTGCCGTATCTGATGCAGATATCTCTAATGAATATACGCTTGGTGTACCTGGAGAACCATTTGCTTTTTCTCAATGCCATAACAGAGTAATTGTTGCTGAAGCTTCTGGTCTGACCGGTGAAATTTCTCAGCTGGAGAAGTTCATTAGGGAGAATGTGAAACCTTGATTATGGTATTCAAGCAAACGGGGTCCCCTTTtagtttcttttcttctcttttatttttggtccGGGAAGCTGAAAATACTATCAGAAAGACGGAGAAAAAACATCAACTTGGAAAACATATTCAAAGTAGGGATAGGAATTTGAAGAGTTTTCTTTATGTTCTATTGGCAATCCCCACCTAAACATTATGCTTGTTGTGCCTAGTATATCTTGTCATTGGATTTGATTACTTCCCTTTATTTTTGTGCTGGCTGGTTTTCATGGCAAAGGACTTTACTGTGCATAATTTTTCTCCATTGAATTCCCTTTCCCCTCCATGTGTTGCTAGCCACATTGAAGAGGTTCTTTCTGATTTTGAACTACTGGAAATGTCAaatagcattttttttttaaaaaaaaaccaagaAATGCTCTAACACTATTGGCATACGGTTcaaaactcggtggataatgagTTTCATAGAGTGCATCACTTCTGCCAAGATTTGCATGCTTCATCGTTATATTGATGAGTGATTTGTGAAGACAATATTTGTTGACAATTGAACAATtctattatttgttattgttgtaggATTCTTTGTTTGTTTCTATTGGGTACTTATTTATCTCTGTAGTGAACAACAATATTTAGTGTTGTATTCTATATTTTCCACTTGGTATTCAATACTTGTTTTAGGGTCTCAACTATTCGAATCGTGCACTGTAATGACTATTAAAGAGAGAAACAACTCCCCATcaaaatttcattcattttcaaGGCTTGAaaatgtgtctacttgtttgactttatataaatttaagtgcATGTTATGTTTTATGCCTTTTTAATATTTGCAAAAGTGGTTTCCAACACTTGAATATATCTACAATTCCAAGATATTTTCTCCTTGGAATCAACTTTATTGGTTAGAAAGACGAGCTGAGAATAGTAGACGATATGAAGGAAGTTACGCAAGGAGATTCAAGTACAAAATGACAATTACATACGAGGTTTGGAGAGGGTGGTGTATATGCAACCTTAATCATACTTGTGAGGTGGTTTTCAATAAACCCTAGTAGAAcatatcaaaaattaaaaagatatatacaaaGGAGATTCAAGAATGTGGGAATAAAATCTTTTTCCATTTCTGTTGATGATGCTGAAGCGGATTTCAGTTCAACGAGTAATTATACAAGAGAGTAagacagcaacaacaacatcaacatttcAAAGCAGACTCAAACAACTGGTTCTGCAAGTAAAGGAAGAGAGGAGCAATTGCCATTTTCTTTCTAGTTTCGTTTGGTTTCGAGGATATAACAagggaaaaaattatatatatacatacatgatGATATCGAACCCGGGATGAGGGGTAAAAAGTATAAATAGAATAGCTTGTGCTGCTCAGCTCATTTATCTGAGCaacactaagaatttaaaagaaaaaaaaagacatttggTTTAAGAATTTCTAGTGtataataatgttttttttacttgtttaatgGTATTTGAACTCATTGTTTGTCTCCAGATAGCTTTCTAATCATCCATTTGAACAATCTTGCTAACCAATACTTCAATGCTATCACCAAGGCAAACATCCCATAGCAAGGCAGATGAACCACACCAACCATCAAGTACCTACAATTACACATTTGACAAAGAGCATGAAGCATAACAATAAGTGTATGAATATCTCTAGAGATATACTAAGGCCTCGTTTATTCGCACTTAATGAAAGGTTTTAATCTTATTAATCATACGGATCTCAGTCATTA
Coding sequences within:
- the LOC125845241 gene encoding uncharacterized protein LOC125845241, which gives rise to MDKEKVEQLKIQTQQWLNEAEEFINHIPPVQLYTAVGVVLSTLILLLIIRLFKRTTSNTIVLTGLSGSGKTYLFYQLRDGSAHQGTVTSMEPNEGSFILHSEEDKKGKLKPVHVVDVPGHSRLRPKLDEFLPQAAGVVFVVDSVEFLPNCRPASEYLYEILTKASVVKKKVPVLLLCNKVDKVTAHTAEFIRKQLEKEIDKLRTSRTAVSDADISNEYTLGVPGEPFAFSQCHNRVIVAEASGLTGEISQLEKFIRENVKP